TTTGTTGTAACCCTAGCTCAAAAACGGCCATTTAATTATGAAGCTTACTATCTTAGGATGTCATTCTGCAACACCAACAGCCAAAGCGCACCCAACGGCGCAGGTTTTGGAAATGAAGGGACACTTATTTTTAATTGATTGCGGCGAAGGTACGCAAATGCAGCTTCGAAAATATAGAGTAAAGTTTTCGCGAATTCGACATATCTTTATTTCCCATTTGCACGGCGACCATTTTTTTGGATTGCCGGGGCTTATTTCCACTTTTCTACTATTGGGAAGAGAGGCAGAGTTGCACATATACGGCCCAAAGGGAATAAAGCAAGCTATATTATTATTGCTAAAACTGGGTAAAGCATATACTAATTATCCGCTCTATTTTCACGAATTGGAGGAAACCACACCACAACTCATTTTTGAGGATGACAAAGTATCCGTTGAGACCATTCCGTTAGATCATCGCGTTTATACCAATGGATTTCTTTTTAAAGAAAAACCAGATGACAGAAAATTAGATGTTGAAAAGGCTCGAAAACTCAATATCGATTTAAGTTATTACAATAAAATTAAACAAGGTTTTGATGTTGAGAATAGGGAGGGCAAACTAATTTCTAATAAAGAAATTACTTTTGACCCGCCACCTTCAAAAAGCTATGCTTATTGCAGCGACACAGCTTATTATCCACAGATAGTGCCGCAAATTGAAGGCGCCACTGTTTTATACCACGAATCTACTTTTCTGGAAGAACACCACCATCTTTGCGATAAAACCAAACACAGTACTGCAAAAGAAGCTGGAGTGATTGCCAGAAAGGCAAAGGTTGAAACTTTAATACTCGGTCACTATTCTGGGCGTTATGGCGATTTGGAGCTTTTCCGAAAAGAAGCGCAGGAAGTTTTTGAAAATGTGGAATTGGCGGAGGATGGGAGAGTATTTGAGTTCTGAATAATTTATTTGTATTTTTATTGAAACCATCGCCCTGTTATTTAGAGAAACATGAAAAAATCAATACTCTTTTTCTTATTCCTGGCCACAACAATGGTTTGTTATCCTCAATATACAGCGGTGCCCGACCCCAACTTTGAAGATTTTTTAGAAGCCAACGGCATGGGTGATGGTGTACCGGGAAATGGGCAGGTGCTTACTGCAAATATTGAAAACGTAATTACCTTAGATCTTGATTCTCAAATTGGGGTTACAGATTTAACTGGAATAGAGGATTTTATAGCACTCGAATGGTT
This region of Aequorivita marisscotiae genomic DNA includes:
- a CDS encoding ribonuclease Z, which codes for MKLTILGCHSATPTAKAHPTAQVLEMKGHLFLIDCGEGTQMQLRKYRVKFSRIRHIFISHLHGDHFFGLPGLISTFLLLGREAELHIYGPKGIKQAILLLLKLGKAYTNYPLYFHELEETTPQLIFEDDKVSVETIPLDHRVYTNGFLFKEKPDDRKLDVEKARKLNIDLSYYNKIKQGFDVENREGKLISNKEITFDPPPSKSYAYCSDTAYYPQIVPQIEGATVLYHESTFLEEHHHLCDKTKHSTAKEAGVIARKAKVETLILGHYSGRYGDLELFRKEAQEVFENVELAEDGRVFEF